The following are encoded in a window of Amaranthus tricolor cultivar Red isolate AtriRed21 chromosome 2, ASM2621246v1, whole genome shotgun sequence genomic DNA:
- the LOC130807011 gene encoding subtilisin-like protease SBT1.3 — MGSEIKLRFFLVTCLFYVCFSYSTKKTYIVQMDNSAMPMVFSSHFDWYNSKINTIVEEKFASNEGSSRVMYTYQNAIHGLAAQLTDEEALKLGQDYGVVNLFPETVYNLHTTRSPLFLGLNREDVILEQAGNQARNYDVIVGVLDTGIWPESQSFNDSGLGPVPARWKGACEKGQGFDPARHCNRKIVGARVFYKGYEAATGNISDELEYKSPRDQDGHGTHTAGTVAGSPVRGASLLGYAPGTARGMHPRARVAAYKVCWAGGCFSSDILSAVDQAIADGVDVLSISLGGGVSSYYRDSLSVATFGAMEKGVFVSCSAGNGGPDPVSLTNVAPWVATVGASTLDRNFPANVRLGSGKSFNGVSIYKGRMSLSPEKLYPVVYLGSNSTNPDPTSLCLEGTLDRRKVQGKIVICDRGISPRVQKGQVVKEAGGVGMILANTAANGEELVADCHLIPAVAVGEKEGNVIKRYAMRNRNATATMSFLGTKVGIKPSPIVAAFSSRGPNILSLEVLKPDIVAPGVNILAAWTGSVGPSGVPADNRRVKFNVLSGTSMSCPHVSGVAALIKAKHPNWSPAAIKSALMTTAYIHDNSQRPIIDASTGSPSSPYDYGAGHINPVRALNPGLIYDISPQDYFDFLCAQNPTPTQLRVFSKGKKSCHNTISKPGDLNYPALSALFPSNTSISSITLKRTVTNVGPPVSSYRARVTPFKGAKVLVEPNVLKFTKKYQKLSYKITFKTVSRQPEAEAGFLVWKDTVHRVRSPIVLTWLPSI; from the exons atggGTAGTGaaataaaattaagattttttcttGTAACATGTTTGTTTTATGTATGTTTTTCTTATTCTACTAAGAAAACTTATATTGTTCAAATGGATAATTCAGCCATGCCAATGGTTTTTTCTAGTCATTTTGATTGGTATAATTCCAAAATAAATACCATTGTAGAAGAGAAATTTGCTAGTAATGAAGGAAGTAGTAGGGTTATGTACACTTACCAAAATGCTATTCATGGGCTTGCGGCCCAACTCACCGATGAAGAGGCTTTGAAATTGGGTCAAGATTATGGGGTTGTGAATTTATTTCCAGAGACAGTGTATAATCTTCATACTACTAGAAGCCCATTGTTTTTGGGGTTGAATAGAGAAGATGTTATTCTTGAGCAGGCCGGAAACCAGGCCCGTAACTATGATGTCATTGTTGGGGTGCTTGATACTGGAATCTGGCCTGAAAGTCAGAGTTTTAATGATTCCGGGTTAGGCCCGGTTCCGGCCCGGTGGAAGGGTGCATGTGAGAAAGGTCAGGGTTTTGACCCGGCCCGACATTGTAATAGGAAGATAGTTGGAGCCCGGGTTTTCTATAAGGGGTATGAAGCCGCTACTGGGAATATAAGTGATGAATTGGAGTATAAATCTCCAAGGGACCAAGACGGTCACGGGACCCACACAGCTGGGACCGTGGCTGGGTCCCCTGTACGTGGTGCAAGTTTATTAGGCTATGCACCAGGTACAGCCCGAGGGATGCACCCTCGGGCTAGGGTTGCTGCCTACAAGGTGTGCTGGGCTGGTGGGTGTTTCAGCTCAGACATCTTGTCAGCAGTCGACCAAGCAATAGCAGACGGAGTAGATGTACTATCGATTTCCTTAGGAGGCGGCGTGTCGTCTTATTATCGAGATAGTTTATCGGTTGCTACATTTGGAGCTATGGAGAAAGGAGTGTTTGTTTCGTGCTCGGCGGGTAATGGTGGACCCGACCCGGTTAGTCTTACCAATGTTGCACCATGGGTTGCTACTGTTGGAGCAAGTACTTTGGATAGGAACTTTCCTGCTAATGTTAGGCTTGGAAGTGGGAAGTCATTTAATGGAGTGTCAATTTATAAAGGGAGAATGAGTTTGTCACCCGAGAAGCTTTACCCGGTTGTGTATTTGGGTAGTAACTCGACGAATCCGGATCCAACTTCCTTGTGCTTGGAAG GTACTCTTGATCGTCGCAAAGTTCAAGGAAAGATAGTAATATGTGATCGAGGCATTAGTCCTCGAGTTCAAAAAGGTCAAGTGGTGAAAGAAGCCGGAGGAGTAGGCATGATCCTAGCTAACACTGCGGCTAATGGTGAGGAGCTAGTAGCTGATTGTCATCTCATTCCGGCTGTGGCAGTCGGAGAGAAGGAAGGCAACGTTATAAAGCGATATGCAATGAGAAACCGAAATGCGACAGCAACAATGTCGTTTTTAGGTACAAAAGTCGGCATCAAACCCTCCCCAATAGTAGCAGCATTTTCCTCAAGGGGTCCCAACATCCTTTCCTTAGAGGTTCTTAAGCCCGATATAGTGGCCCCCGGAGTAAACATCCTTGCTGCTTGGACTGGAAGTGTGGGACCCTCGGGTGTCCCTGCAGATAATCGGAGGGTCAAGTTCAATGTACTATCGGGTACGTCTATGTCGTGCCCTCATGTTAGTGGGGTAGCGGCTTTGATCAAGGCCAAGCACCCGAATTGGAGTCCTGCTGCAATAAAATCTGCACTAATGACTACTGCATATATACATGACAATTCACAAAGACCTATAATAGATGCATCGACCGGGTCACCCTCGAGCCCTTATGATTACGGAGCGGGTCATATAAACCCGGTTAGGGCGCTCAACCCGGGTTTGATCTACGACATATCGCCTCAAGATTACTTCGATTTCTTGTGTGCCCAAAACCCGACACCAACCCAACTCCGAGTCTTTTCTAAGGGTAAAAAGTCTTGCCATAACACTATTTCTAAGCCAGGGGACTTAAACTACCCTGCGCTATCAGCCCTATTTCCTTCAAATACAAGCATATCTAGTATAACCCTCAAACGAACGGTCACGAATGTGGGCCCACCCGTCTCTAGTTATCGAGCTCGAGTCACTCCATTCAAAGGGGCTAAGGTGTTGGTTGAGCCTAATGTGTTGAAGTTTACTAAAAAGTATCAGAAGTTGTCTTATAAAATCACATTTAAGACAGTTTCTAGACAGCCTGAAGCAGAAGCTGGATTCTTAGTGTGGAAGGATACAGTTCATAGAGTAAGAAGTcctattgtgttgacatggttaccATCAATTTGA
- the LOC130807012 gene encoding glycosylinositol phosphorylceramide mannosyl transferase 1-like isoform X2, with the protein MTTSNLIAIRDGEINGGFYSPAKEKAAIRGSFQHRFVIFRRLRYIAKLKLLLLVFCALCGVGLLISRIPSSLGWNLRYPSSSFSSSRGGYTVLINTWKRNSLLKQSVAHYASCHGTKGIHVVWSENDPPSNSLKNYLYNIVMAKSQTARKPDFKFDINEEDNLNNRFKPIQSLRTDAIFSVDDDVIVPCDELEFAFSIWQTAPSTMVGFVPRMHWIGEKKETHVSYKYGGWWSVWWMGTYSMVLSKAAFFHQKYLDMYTNQMPASIRNYVTRERNCEDIAMSLLVANITGAPPIWVKGKIYEIGSFGISSLKDHSNKRHKCLNDFVSLYGYLPLVPTNVKAVDSRNEWFW; encoded by the exons ATGACGACATCAAACCTAATAGCAATAAGAGATGGCGAAATTAATGGCGGATTTTACTCTCCAGCGAAGGAAAAAGCCGCCATTAGAGGTTCCTTTCAGCATCGCTTCGTTATTTTCCGTCGCCTTCGTTATATTGCCAAACTCAAACTTCTCCTCCTCGTTTTCTGTGCATTATGCGGCGTCGGTTTATTAATCTCCAGAATTCCTTCTTCTTTAGGCTGGAATCTTCGCTATCCTtcatcatctttttcttcttcaag AGGTGGATATACTGTACTAATCAACACATGGAAGCGTAATTCTCTTCTAAAGCAGTCTGTTGCTCATTATGCTTCATGTCATGGTACTAAAGGAATACATGTGGTGTGGAGTGAGAATGATCCTCCTTCaaatagtttaaaaaattatctttataatattgtgATGGCCAAGTCCCAGACTGCTCGTAAGCCCGATTTCAAGTTTGATATAAATGAGGAGGATAATCTAAACAACAGATTCAAACCTATTCAAAGCCTAAGGACTGATGCAATATTTTCTGTTGACGATGATGTCATTGTACCTTGTGATGAACTGGAATTCGCTTTCTCTATTTGGCAAACTGCTCCATCAACAATGGTTGGATTTGTTCCTCGTATGCATTGGATAGGTGAAAAG AAAGAAACCCATGTATCTTATAAATATGGAGGATGGTGGTCTGTTTGGTGGATGGGCACTTACAGTATGGTTCTCTCAAAAGCAGCATTCTTCCACCAAAAGTACCTTGATATGTATACCAATCAGATGCCAGCATCTATTCGCAACTATGTAACAAGAGAGAG GAACTGTGAAGATATTGCAATGTCTTTGCTTGTGGCCAACATCACAGGGGCTCCTCCCATTTGGGTCAAGG GAAAGATATATGAGATCGGATCGTTTGGCATAAGTAGTTTGAAAGATCACAGTAACAAGAGACACAAATGTTTGAACGATTTTGTTTCCCTCTATGGTTACCTTCCTCTTGTTCCAACTAATGTAAAAGCAGTGGATTCGAGGAACGAATGGTTTTGGTAG
- the LOC130807012 gene encoding glycosylinositol phosphorylceramide mannosyl transferase 1-like isoform X1, translating to MTTSNLIAIRDGEINGGFYSPAKEKAAIRGSFQHRFVIFRRLRYIAKLKLLLLVFCALCGVGLLISRIPSSLGWNLRYPSSSFSSSRGGYTVLINTWKRNSLLKQSVAHYASCHGTKGIHVVWSENDPPSNSLKNYLYNIVMAKSQTARKPDFKFDINEEDNLNNRFKPIQSLRTDAIFSVDDDVIVPCDELEFAFSIWQTAPSTMVGFVPRMHWIGEKKETHVSYKYGGWWSVWWMGTYSMVLSKAAFFHQKYLDMYTNQMPASIRNYVTRERNCEDIAMSLLVANITGAPPIWVKGKIYEIGSFGISSLKDHSNKRHKCLNDFVSLYGYLPLVPTNVKAVDSRNEWFCCLEKREKKVKSRCEKSF from the exons ATGACGACATCAAACCTAATAGCAATAAGAGATGGCGAAATTAATGGCGGATTTTACTCTCCAGCGAAGGAAAAAGCCGCCATTAGAGGTTCCTTTCAGCATCGCTTCGTTATTTTCCGTCGCCTTCGTTATATTGCCAAACTCAAACTTCTCCTCCTCGTTTTCTGTGCATTATGCGGCGTCGGTTTATTAATCTCCAGAATTCCTTCTTCTTTAGGCTGGAATCTTCGCTATCCTtcatcatctttttcttcttcaag AGGTGGATATACTGTACTAATCAACACATGGAAGCGTAATTCTCTTCTAAAGCAGTCTGTTGCTCATTATGCTTCATGTCATGGTACTAAAGGAATACATGTGGTGTGGAGTGAGAATGATCCTCCTTCaaatagtttaaaaaattatctttataatattgtgATGGCCAAGTCCCAGACTGCTCGTAAGCCCGATTTCAAGTTTGATATAAATGAGGAGGATAATCTAAACAACAGATTCAAACCTATTCAAAGCCTAAGGACTGATGCAATATTTTCTGTTGACGATGATGTCATTGTACCTTGTGATGAACTGGAATTCGCTTTCTCTATTTGGCAAACTGCTCCATCAACAATGGTTGGATTTGTTCCTCGTATGCATTGGATAGGTGAAAAG AAAGAAACCCATGTATCTTATAAATATGGAGGATGGTGGTCTGTTTGGTGGATGGGCACTTACAGTATGGTTCTCTCAAAAGCAGCATTCTTCCACCAAAAGTACCTTGATATGTATACCAATCAGATGCCAGCATCTATTCGCAACTATGTAACAAGAGAGAG GAACTGTGAAGATATTGCAATGTCTTTGCTTGTGGCCAACATCACAGGGGCTCCTCCCATTTGGGTCAAGG GAAAGATATATGAGATCGGATCGTTTGGCATAAGTAGTTTGAAAGATCACAGTAACAAGAGACACAAATGTTTGAACGATTTTGTTTCCCTCTATGGTTACCTTCCTCTTGTTCCAACTAATGTAAAAGCAGTGGATTCGAGGAACGAATGGTTTTG TTGCcttgaaaaaagagaaaaaaaagttaAGAGTCGGTGTGAAAAGAGTTTTTAG